A stretch of Pangasianodon hypophthalmus isolate fPanHyp1 chromosome 9, fPanHyp1.pri, whole genome shotgun sequence DNA encodes these proteins:
- the zgc:152774 gene encoding MORC family CW-type zinc finger protein 3, giving the protein MARLSEHGIRLSSMSPSYLDSNSTSHTWPFSAVAELIDNASDPGVTAKQIWIDVVTVKEELCLSFTDNGSGMTPSKLHKMLSFGFTEKGSGKGSHQAIGIYGNGFKSGSMRLGRDALIFTKNGGCQSVGMLSQTFLHAVKAQAVIVPIAPFNQQTKSLVITEDSEASLRAILTHSLFKSESELQEQLDSIPGKKGTKILIWNIRRNKDGKPEFDFEADEEDIRLPEIRSEEMEGKAKRRYSGPHRTDHIVPEMDYSLRAYLSILYLKPRIQIILRQKKVQTKLVAKSLSMIENDVYKPQFINERVKITFGFNHKNKDHYGIMMYHNNRLIKSYEKVGCQIKSSGLRSGVGVIGVIECNFLKPAHNKQDFEYTKEYRLTLAALGIKLNDYWREKKEKKAKERAFRALERKSIEGNTEENDESEEEEEEEEEEEEGEKEEAEIADVSWIQCEECMKWRGIPTHLFKNNVPEHFTCSQHPIGRLRSCLVPEEPEEPEDELTPSYEKTHKKQEVWAKRRGKSVESDKGPMPSECKEAPEPTSETTPDETVIAMETETESKDDESTPSSQSNRKRKATWTNNEISSKSPKCTDSEKEISTTTTEAEEQVMEKTLEMMETNSNKDQTMSNTKEEGKSPAVSPDTECTANSSSSEQQVAQGPQTKDQPKLATGPPGWPHPITPHPSMAWSHPLPPAQTVVVPPLSRTSRQSRPLLRLESPDRSVLTSRLDQLEREAKRLRRILGLREAVVQMSPLSDGEVSGSAGKVQEGSTDSGVDTVATASVASKKSGPQPDQQSLLKKNASPAGQQEAPVSPADDLHWSKTLAKLQSQNQALSTELNKVKKENEELQSKVRQAERETRDRREQSTNTPSNIHDSIALDRLRSIRRNVVSLLSSILPNLDMQGISYDTGDVDSILQQIIQANNL; this is encoded by the exons ATAACGCGTCGGACCCCGGGGTCACAGCCAAGCAGATCTGGATCGATGTGGTCACTGTAAAAGAGGAGCTGTGTCTTAGCTTTACTGATAATGGCAGTGGGATGACACCAAGTAAACTCCACAAGATGCTCAG TTTTGGTTTCACAGAGAAAGGATCTGGTAAAGGCAGTCACCAGGCCATAGGGATCTACGGTAACGGTTTCAAATCAGGATCAATGCGCTTGGGGCGTGACGCTCTGATCTTCACTAAGAATGGAGGATGTCAGAGTGTTGGCATGCTCTCTCAGACCTTCCTGCATGCCGTCAAAGCTCAGGCTGTCATTGTACCTATAGCACCATTCAACCAACAGACTA AGTCTTTGGTAATAACGGAGGATTCAGAGGCTAGTCTGAGAGccatcctcacacactcgcttttCAAGTCAGAGTCTGAACTACAGGAACAGCTCGACTCAATCCCAGGCAAGAAGGGCACCAAGATCCTCATCTGGAACATACGCAG GAACAAAGACGGGAAGCCTGAGTTTGACTTTGAAGCTGATGAGGAGGACATCCGCCTGCCAGAGATCCGCTcagaggagatggaggggaaAGCGAAGAGACGTTACTCTGGACCTCACAGAACTGACCATATCGTCCCAGAGATGGATTACTCTCTCAGA gcatATCTCAGCATTCTGTATCTGAAACCCAGGATTCAGATCATCCTCAGGCAGAAGAAAGTTCAGACCAAACTAGTGGCAAAGAGTCTGTCTATGATTGAAAATGATGTTTACAAACCACAATTCATT AATGAACGAGTGAAGATTACCTTTGGCtttaatcataaaaacaaaGATCATTATGGCATCATGATGTACCACAACAACAGGCTCATCAAGTCTTATGAGAAAGTTGGCTGCCAGATCAAG TCATCTGGCCTGAGGTCAGGAGTGGGTGTTATTGGAGTAATCGAGTGTAACTTTCTGAAACCAGCTCACAACAAGCAGGACTTTGAGTACACCAAAGAGTACAG ACTCACTCTGGCTGCCCTTGGCATTAAACTCAATGACTACTGGcgtgagaaaaaggaaaagaaagcgAAAGAGAGAGCATTCCGAGCTCTGGAGAGAAAAAGCATAGAAGGGAATACTGAGGAAAATGACGAgagtgaggaggaagaggaggaggaggaggaggaggaggagggggaaaaagaagaagcGGAAATAGC ggATGTGTCGTGGATTcagtgtgaggagtgtatgaAGTGGAGGGGCATTCCTACTCACCTGTTCAAAAACAATGTCCCTGAGCACTTCACCTGTAGCCAGCACCCTATCGGCCGCCTGAG GAGCTGCTTAGTGCCTGAGGAACCCGAGGAGCCAGAGGACGAGCTGACACCTAGCTATGAGAAAACGCACAAAAAACA GGAAGTCTGGGCCAAACGAAGAGGAAAATCTGTGGAG AGTGATAAAGGCCCAATGCCTTCTGAGTGCAAAGAGGCACCTGAGCCAACCTCAGAAACCACACCGGATGAAACTGTTATTGCCATggagacagagactgagagcaaAGACGATGAATCCACACCATCCTCACAATCCAATCG CAAAAGAAAAGCAACATGGACGAACAATGAAATCAGCAGCAAATCACCAAAATGCACTGACTCTGAAAAAGAGATATCAACTACTACAACAGAAGCAGAGGAACAGGTGATGGAGAAAACTCTGGAAATGATGGAGACAAACAGCAACAAGGACCAGACCATGAGCAATACTAAGGAAGAGGGTAAAAGTCCTGCAGTGTCTCCTGACACAGAGTGCACTGCTAACTCGAGTTCTTCAGAGCAGCAAGTGGCACAAGGCCCGCAGACTAAAGACCAGCCAAAACTTGCCACTGGCCCCCCAGGCTGGCCTCACCCAATCACACCGCATCCCTCCATGGCGTGGTCTCACCCTCTTCCTCCTGCTCAGACTGTGGTCGTTCCTCCTCTTAGCCGTACCAGCAGGCAGTCACGCCCTCTGCTCCGGCTGGAGAGTCCAGACCGGTCTGTGCTCACTAGCAGACTGGACCAACTGGAGCGGGAAGCCAAACGCCTGAGGAGGATCCTCGGCCTACGAGAAGCGGTTGTTCAAATGAGTCCGTTATCAGACGGGGAGGTATCAGGGTCCGCAGGGAAGGTACAGGAAGGGAGCACAGACTCAGGGGTAGACACTGTGGCAACAGCCTCTGTGGCATCCAAG AAATCAGGACCTCAGCCAGATCAGCAGAGTCTTTTAAAGAAGAACGCCAGTCCTGCCGGACAGCAGGAAGCACCAGTATCCCCTGCAGATGACCTGCACTGGAGTAAGACATTGGCTAAACTGCAAAGCCAAAACCAAGCTCTAAGTACAGAGCTGAATAAAGTGAAGAAGGAAAATGAGGAACTCCAGAGCAAAGTGagacaagcagagagagagacacgggaCAGGAGAGAGCAAAGCACCAATACACCCTCCAACATTCACGatag tATTGCACTGGATCGATTACGCTCTATCCGTCGAAACGTCgtgtctctcctctcttccaTCCTGCCCAATCTGGATATGCAGGGAATCAGCTATGACACCGGAGACGTGGACAGCATCCTGCAGCAGATCATCCAGGCCAACAACCTCTGA
- the LOC113529769 gene encoding TBC1 domain family member 9B isoform X2 gives MWISPEEVLLANALWVSERANPFFILQRRKGHGKGGGITGLLVGTLDVVLDSSARVAPYRILHQTGDSQLFWSIACGSSRKEITEHWEWLEANLLQTLSIFDNDEDITTFVKGKIQGIIAEENKSRQAQEDEDCGKFREAELKMRKLFGMPEEEKLVNYYSCSYWKGRVPRQGWLYLSVNHLCFYSFLLGKEVTLIVQWTDVTQLDKNATLLFPESVRVSTRDTEHYFSMFLNINDTFKLMEQLANIAMRQLLDNEGFSADHSLPKPCKTLKNVSALKRDLDARAKNERYRALFRLTKDERLDGHTDCTLWTPFAKMHVVGQMFVSNNYICFASREEDLCQLIIPLREVSIVEKADSSSVLPSPLSISTKNKMTFLFANLKDRDFLVQRISDFLQRTPDRLCSMTGQSESPSPSTPSSLPPTPPVLGSSEVTQDRYYSSSLPTAKQGLLHIYQKGRPEDLGPKATKEKMKEESWNIHFFEFGRGVCMYRTSKTRDLVLKGIPESLRGELWLLFSGAQNEMVSHPGYYAELVEQAMGRCTLATEEIERDLHRSMPEHHAFQNEMGIAALRRVLTAYAYRNPGIGYCQAMNIVTSVLLLYCTEEEAFWLLVALCERMLPDYYNTRVVGALVDQGVFEELTRECLPLLYEHMQELGVISTISLSWFLTLFLSVMPFDSAVLLVDCFFYEGIKVIFQVSLAVLHANMEKLLNCTDEGEAMTILGRYLDNVVNKQTVSPPIPHLHALLTSGDEPPPEIDIFDLIKTSYEKFGSLRADVIEQMRFKQRLKVIQSLEDTAKRSVVRAIMTDSAFSIEELEELYVLFKAKHIMSCYWGASSSAAERHDPSLPYLEQYRIDCGQFIQLFSALAPWSCGMHTSTLAARLFRLLDHNKDSLINFKEFVTGLSGMYHGDMTEKLKLLYKLHLPPALCPEEAESALEATHFFTDDDTPQGEEAKEVADTGGDSEEKKEEKVKDYKYYLRMWAKEREPKKETIKDLPRMNQEQFIELCKTLYNMFSEDPLEQELYHAIATVASLLLRIGEVGKKFTNNGSKKCDAQAQPVVETPGKEDSFGEAGCSLVSKALAEAQLETLPPPSNGSDEDVKDDTSISSYSVVSAGSLQCEDIADDTVLIGCGVGGAGGGSDSRRGSAPDGDWSISFEQVLASLLTEPALVNYFEKKHDIRSKMALCKAQRAVERQISSSSDHELAQLST, from the exons GCTCATCTCGCAAGGAGATAACAGAACACTGGGAATGGCTGGAGGCTAATTTACTGCAGACTCTCTCCATTTTTGACAACGATGAAGACATCACTACTTTTGTCAAGGGCAAGATACAG ggcATCATTGCTGAGGAGAATAAGAGCCGGCAGGCACAAGAAGACGAGGATTGCGGGAAGTTTCGGGAGGCGGAGCTGAAGATGCGGAAGCTGTTTGGGATGCCGGAGGAGGAGAAACTGGTTAACTATTACTCGTGCAGCTACTGGAAGGGTAGAGTGCCACGTCAGGGCTGGCTCTACCTCTCAGTCAATCACCTGTGCTTCTACTCCTTCCTGCTTGGAAAAGAGG TGACGTTGATAGTGCAGTGGACGGATGTGACTCAGTTAGATAAGAACGCCACGCTGTTATTCCcagagagtgtgcgtgtgagcACTCGGGACACGGAGCACTACTTCTCCATGTTCCTCAACATCAACGACACATTTAAGCTGATGGAGCAGCTGGCTAACATCGCCATGAGGCAGCTGCTGGACAACGAGGGCTTCTCTGCAGACCACTCGCTCCCCAAGCCCTGCAAGACCCTCAAAAATGTTTCTGCACTCAAAAG GGACTTGGACGCACGGGCGAAAAACGAGAGATACCGAGCTCTGTTCCGGCTGACGAAGGACGAGCGGCTAGACGGTCACACAGACTGCACTCTGTGGACGCCTTTCGCTAAGATGCATGTGGTTGGACAGATGTTCGTCTCCAACAACTACATCTGTTTTGCCAGCAGAGAGGAAGACCTGTGTCAACTTATCATCCCACTTAGAGAG gtATCTATAGTAGAGAAGGCTGACAGCAGCAGTGTTTTGCCTAGCCCTCTCTCCATCAGCACTAAAAACAAGATGACCTTCCTCTTTGCCAACCTCAAAGATCGTGACTTCCTTGTTCAGCGCATCTCAGACTTCCTGCAGCGAACGCCTGACAGACTCTGTAGCATGACTGGACAATCT GAGAGTCCAAGTCCCAGCACCCCTTCTTCCCTCCCTCCAACACCACCAGTGCTGGGGTCAAGTGAGGTCACTCAGGATCGCTACTACAGCTCCAGCCTCCCTACGGCCAAGCAGGGTCTGCTCCACATCTACCAGAAGGGCCGTCCTGAAGACCTGGGACCCAAAGCG acAAAAGAGAAGATGAAGGAAGAATCCTGGAATATCCATTTCTTTGAGTTTGGACGAGGTGTGTGCATGTATCGCACGTCTAAGACACGCGACCTGGTCCTGAAAGGGATTCCTGAGAGTCTGAGAGGAGAGCTGTGGCTACTGTTTTCAG GTGCTCAGAATGAGATGGTGTCTCACCCAGGCTACTATGCGGAGCTGGTGGAGCAGGCCATGGGCAGGTGTACTTTAGCTACAGAGGAGATTGAGAGAGACCTGCATCGCTCCATGCCTGAGCACCATGCCTTCCAGAATGAGATGGGCATTGCTGCTCTCCGACGGGTACTCACTGCATATGCATACCGCAACCCGGGCATCGGCTACTGCCAG GCCATGAATATAGTAACGTCAGTGTTGCTGCTGTACTGTACTGAAGAGGAGGCGTTCTGGTTACTGGTGGCTTTGTGTGAACGGATGCTGCCTGATTATTACAACACCAGAGTTGTAG GAGCACTGGTGGATCAGGGTGTGTTTGAGGAGCTGACACGGGAGTGTTTGCCGCTGCTGTATGAGCACATGCAGGAGCTGGGCGTGATCTCCACCATCTCCCTGTCCTGGTTTCTCACACTCTTCCTGTCCGTCATGCCGTTCGACAGTGCTGTGTTGCTGGTGGACTGCTTTTTCTATGAGGGAATCAAAGTTATCTTTCAG GTATCATTGGCCGTGCTACACGCTAACATGGAGAAGTTGTTAAACTGCACAGATGAGGGAGAGGCCATGACCATACTTGGAAG GTATCTGGATAACGTTGTGAACAAACAGACCGTGTCTCCGCCCATCCCCCACCTGCATGCCCTGTTAACCAGCGGAGATGAGCCGCCACCTGAGATTGACATATTTGATCTCATTAAGACGTCCTACGAG AAGTTTGGAAGTCTCCGTGCTGATGTCATTGAGCAGATGAGGTTCAAACAGCGATTAAAGGTCATCCAGTCTTTAGAGGATACGGCTAAGAGGAGTGTG gtgAGGGCCATCATGACGGACTCAGCCTTCAGTATTGAAGAGCTGGAGGAGCTGTATGTTCTGTTCAAG GCCAAGCACATCATGAGCTGCTATTGGGGGGCGAGTAGCTCTGCTGCCGAGCGCCATGACCCGAGTTTGCCCTATCTGGAGCAGTACCGCATTGATTGTGGGCAGTTCATTCAGCTCTTCTCAGCCTTGGCACCTTGGAGCTGTGGCATGCACACTTCCACACTCGCTGCCCGCTTATTTCGCCTGCTTGACCACAACAAAGACTCCCTCATCAACTTTAAAGAGTTTGTCACAGGCCTGA GTGGGATGTATCATGGCGATATGACTGAGAAATTGAAGCTTCTGTATAAATTACACCTGCCTCCAG CTTTGTGCCCAGAAGAGGCAGAGTCTGCACTTGAGGCCACTCACTTCTTTACTGATGACGACACACCGCAGG GTGAGGAGGCGAAGGAGGTAGCTGACACAGGAGGAGATTCTGAAGAGAAGAAAG AGGAAAAAGTAAAGGACTATAAGTATTACTTGAGAATGTGGGCTAAGGAAAGGGAACCCAAGAAAGAGACCATCAAAGATCTGCCCAGAATGAACCAG GAACAGTTTATTGAGTTGTGCAAGACGCTCTATAATATGTTCAGTGAGGACCCTCTGGAGCAGGAGCTGTATCATGCCATTGCTACGGTGGCCAGCTTATTACTGCGCATTGGAGAAGTGGGCAAGAAGTTCACCAACAACGGCAGCAAGAAATGTGATGCACAGGCTCAGCCAGTGGTAGAGACTCCAGGAAAAGAGGACAGTTTTGGAGAGGCTGGATGTTCCCTGGTGTCGAAGGCTCTGGCAGAGGCCCAACTGGAGACCCTGCCTCCTCCATCCAACGGGTCAGACGAAGATGTAAAGGACGACACTTCCATTTCATCCTACTCTGTGGTCAGTGCCGGTTCTCTGCAGTGCGAAGACATCGCAGACGATACAGTTCTGATCGGTTGTGGAGTGGGTGGAGCTGGAGGTGGGAGTGACAGTAGGCGTGGCAGCGCGCCGGATGGCGATTGGTCGATCTCGTTTGAGCAGGTGCTTGCATCGTTGCTGACCGAACCGGCTCTGGTTAACTACTTTGAGAAGAAGCATGACATCAGAAGCAAGATGGCTCTCTGTAAGGCTCAGAGGGCTGTAGAAAGACAGATCAGTTCGTCCAGCGACCATGAGCTAGCTCAGCTCTCCACCTGA
- the LOC113529769 gene encoding TBC1 domain family member 9B isoform X1: MWISPEEVLLANALWVSERANPFFILQRRKGHGKGGGITGLLVGTLDVVLDSSARVAPYRILHQTGDSQLFWSIACGSSRKEITEHWEWLEANLLQTLSIFDNDEDITTFVKGKIQGIIAEENKSRQAQEDEDCGKFREAELKMRKLFGMPEEEKLVNYYSCSYWKGRVPRQGWLYLSVNHLCFYSFLLGKEVTLIVQWTDVTQLDKNATLLFPESVRVSTRDTEHYFSMFLNINDTFKLMEQLANIAMRQLLDNEGFSADHSLPKPCKTLKNVSALKRDLDARAKNERYRALFRLTKDERLDGHTDCTLWTPFAKMHVVGQMFVSNNYICFASREEDLCQLIIPLREVSIVEKADSSSVLPSPLSISTKNKMTFLFANLKDRDFLVQRISDFLQRTPDRLCSMTGQSESPSPSTPSSLPPTPPVLGSSEVTQDRYYSSSLPTAKQGLLHIYQKGRPEDLGPKATKEKMKEESWNIHFFEFGRGVCMYRTSKTRDLVLKGIPESLRGELWLLFSGAQNEMVSHPGYYAELVEQAMGRCTLATEEIERDLHRSMPEHHAFQNEMGIAALRRVLTAYAYRNPGIGYCQAMNIVTSVLLLYCTEEEAFWLLVALCERMLPDYYNTRVVGALVDQGVFEELTRECLPLLYEHMQELGVISTISLSWFLTLFLSVMPFDSAVLLVDCFFYEGIKVIFQVSLAVLHANMEKLLNCTDEGEAMTILGRYLDNVVNKQTVSPPIPHLHALLTSGDEPPPEIDIFDLIKTSYEKFGSLRADVIEQMRFKQRLKVIQSLEDTAKRSVVRAIMTDSAFSIEELEELYVLFKAKHIMSCYWGASSSAAERHDPSLPYLEQYRIDCGQFIQLFSALAPWSCGMHTSTLAARLFRLLDHNKDSLINFKEFVTGLSGMYHGDMTEKLKLLYKLHLPPALCPEEAESALEATHFFTDDDTPQDPPSLSHLDFLVQEVTSGEEAKEVADTGGDSEEKKEEKVKDYKYYLRMWAKEREPKKETIKDLPRMNQEQFIELCKTLYNMFSEDPLEQELYHAIATVASLLLRIGEVGKKFTNNGSKKCDAQAQPVVETPGKEDSFGEAGCSLVSKALAEAQLETLPPPSNGSDEDVKDDTSISSYSVVSAGSLQCEDIADDTVLIGCGVGGAGGGSDSRRGSAPDGDWSISFEQVLASLLTEPALVNYFEKKHDIRSKMALCKAQRAVERQISSSSDHELAQLST, from the exons GCTCATCTCGCAAGGAGATAACAGAACACTGGGAATGGCTGGAGGCTAATTTACTGCAGACTCTCTCCATTTTTGACAACGATGAAGACATCACTACTTTTGTCAAGGGCAAGATACAG ggcATCATTGCTGAGGAGAATAAGAGCCGGCAGGCACAAGAAGACGAGGATTGCGGGAAGTTTCGGGAGGCGGAGCTGAAGATGCGGAAGCTGTTTGGGATGCCGGAGGAGGAGAAACTGGTTAACTATTACTCGTGCAGCTACTGGAAGGGTAGAGTGCCACGTCAGGGCTGGCTCTACCTCTCAGTCAATCACCTGTGCTTCTACTCCTTCCTGCTTGGAAAAGAGG TGACGTTGATAGTGCAGTGGACGGATGTGACTCAGTTAGATAAGAACGCCACGCTGTTATTCCcagagagtgtgcgtgtgagcACTCGGGACACGGAGCACTACTTCTCCATGTTCCTCAACATCAACGACACATTTAAGCTGATGGAGCAGCTGGCTAACATCGCCATGAGGCAGCTGCTGGACAACGAGGGCTTCTCTGCAGACCACTCGCTCCCCAAGCCCTGCAAGACCCTCAAAAATGTTTCTGCACTCAAAAG GGACTTGGACGCACGGGCGAAAAACGAGAGATACCGAGCTCTGTTCCGGCTGACGAAGGACGAGCGGCTAGACGGTCACACAGACTGCACTCTGTGGACGCCTTTCGCTAAGATGCATGTGGTTGGACAGATGTTCGTCTCCAACAACTACATCTGTTTTGCCAGCAGAGAGGAAGACCTGTGTCAACTTATCATCCCACTTAGAGAG gtATCTATAGTAGAGAAGGCTGACAGCAGCAGTGTTTTGCCTAGCCCTCTCTCCATCAGCACTAAAAACAAGATGACCTTCCTCTTTGCCAACCTCAAAGATCGTGACTTCCTTGTTCAGCGCATCTCAGACTTCCTGCAGCGAACGCCTGACAGACTCTGTAGCATGACTGGACAATCT GAGAGTCCAAGTCCCAGCACCCCTTCTTCCCTCCCTCCAACACCACCAGTGCTGGGGTCAAGTGAGGTCACTCAGGATCGCTACTACAGCTCCAGCCTCCCTACGGCCAAGCAGGGTCTGCTCCACATCTACCAGAAGGGCCGTCCTGAAGACCTGGGACCCAAAGCG acAAAAGAGAAGATGAAGGAAGAATCCTGGAATATCCATTTCTTTGAGTTTGGACGAGGTGTGTGCATGTATCGCACGTCTAAGACACGCGACCTGGTCCTGAAAGGGATTCCTGAGAGTCTGAGAGGAGAGCTGTGGCTACTGTTTTCAG GTGCTCAGAATGAGATGGTGTCTCACCCAGGCTACTATGCGGAGCTGGTGGAGCAGGCCATGGGCAGGTGTACTTTAGCTACAGAGGAGATTGAGAGAGACCTGCATCGCTCCATGCCTGAGCACCATGCCTTCCAGAATGAGATGGGCATTGCTGCTCTCCGACGGGTACTCACTGCATATGCATACCGCAACCCGGGCATCGGCTACTGCCAG GCCATGAATATAGTAACGTCAGTGTTGCTGCTGTACTGTACTGAAGAGGAGGCGTTCTGGTTACTGGTGGCTTTGTGTGAACGGATGCTGCCTGATTATTACAACACCAGAGTTGTAG GAGCACTGGTGGATCAGGGTGTGTTTGAGGAGCTGACACGGGAGTGTTTGCCGCTGCTGTATGAGCACATGCAGGAGCTGGGCGTGATCTCCACCATCTCCCTGTCCTGGTTTCTCACACTCTTCCTGTCCGTCATGCCGTTCGACAGTGCTGTGTTGCTGGTGGACTGCTTTTTCTATGAGGGAATCAAAGTTATCTTTCAG GTATCATTGGCCGTGCTACACGCTAACATGGAGAAGTTGTTAAACTGCACAGATGAGGGAGAGGCCATGACCATACTTGGAAG GTATCTGGATAACGTTGTGAACAAACAGACCGTGTCTCCGCCCATCCCCCACCTGCATGCCCTGTTAACCAGCGGAGATGAGCCGCCACCTGAGATTGACATATTTGATCTCATTAAGACGTCCTACGAG AAGTTTGGAAGTCTCCGTGCTGATGTCATTGAGCAGATGAGGTTCAAACAGCGATTAAAGGTCATCCAGTCTTTAGAGGATACGGCTAAGAGGAGTGTG gtgAGGGCCATCATGACGGACTCAGCCTTCAGTATTGAAGAGCTGGAGGAGCTGTATGTTCTGTTCAAG GCCAAGCACATCATGAGCTGCTATTGGGGGGCGAGTAGCTCTGCTGCCGAGCGCCATGACCCGAGTTTGCCCTATCTGGAGCAGTACCGCATTGATTGTGGGCAGTTCATTCAGCTCTTCTCAGCCTTGGCACCTTGGAGCTGTGGCATGCACACTTCCACACTCGCTGCCCGCTTATTTCGCCTGCTTGACCACAACAAAGACTCCCTCATCAACTTTAAAGAGTTTGTCACAGGCCTGA GTGGGATGTATCATGGCGATATGACTGAGAAATTGAAGCTTCTGTATAAATTACACCTGCCTCCAG CTTTGTGCCCAGAAGAGGCAGAGTCTGCACTTGAGGCCACTCACTTCTTTACTGATGACGACACACCGCAGG ATCCTCCCTCCTTGTCTCATCTAGACTTCCTGGTCCAGGAAGTCACCTCAG GTGAGGAGGCGAAGGAGGTAGCTGACACAGGAGGAGATTCTGAAGAGAAGAAAG AGGAAAAAGTAAAGGACTATAAGTATTACTTGAGAATGTGGGCTAAGGAAAGGGAACCCAAGAAAGAGACCATCAAAGATCTGCCCAGAATGAACCAG GAACAGTTTATTGAGTTGTGCAAGACGCTCTATAATATGTTCAGTGAGGACCCTCTGGAGCAGGAGCTGTATCATGCCATTGCTACGGTGGCCAGCTTATTACTGCGCATTGGAGAAGTGGGCAAGAAGTTCACCAACAACGGCAGCAAGAAATGTGATGCACAGGCTCAGCCAGTGGTAGAGACTCCAGGAAAAGAGGACAGTTTTGGAGAGGCTGGATGTTCCCTGGTGTCGAAGGCTCTGGCAGAGGCCCAACTGGAGACCCTGCCTCCTCCATCCAACGGGTCAGACGAAGATGTAAAGGACGACACTTCCATTTCATCCTACTCTGTGGTCAGTGCCGGTTCTCTGCAGTGCGAAGACATCGCAGACGATACAGTTCTGATCGGTTGTGGAGTGGGTGGAGCTGGAGGTGGGAGTGACAGTAGGCGTGGCAGCGCGCCGGATGGCGATTGGTCGATCTCGTTTGAGCAGGTGCTTGCATCGTTGCTGACCGAACCGGCTCTGGTTAACTACTTTGAGAAGAAGCATGACATCAGAAGCAAGATGGCTCTCTGTAAGGCTCAGAGGGCTGTAGAAAGACAGATCAGTTCGTCCAGCGACCATGAGCTAGCTCAGCTCTCCACCTGA